In Polaromonas sp. JS666, one genomic interval encodes:
- a CDS encoding TRAP transporter substrate-binding protein, producing the protein MSYRSRFKILAAVAALAATLVLPAHAQEKIKFKAIGQPLATGLIQKNKEQPFFENFAAKTGLPIEVDYKPIDTLGIKDTEQLRVMKAGLFDIVSLRVSQNSRDEPTILGLDLVGASPDYATGRKVAKAYFDTVDARLQQQFNVKLLGVWPFGPQILFCKKPIAKLADIKGMKVRVYDQNLAKFIELVGGTPVPVSFADTHQSLSLGVVDCAITGPSSANSAGWPEVTTHQLPLGFQMALNGYAISLKAWNQLKPDQQVKLKAAFDKLTDEIWTYSEELFQDALNCNAGKDPCTTGKKFKLVNVAVTPADGELVRSAVTKVSLPTWAEVCDKSNPGCSQKWHAQVAPVLGLK; encoded by the coding sequence ATGTCATACCGTTCCCGCTTCAAGATTCTTGCCGCCGTGGCCGCGCTGGCCGCGACGCTGGTTCTGCCTGCGCACGCCCAGGAAAAAATCAAGTTCAAGGCCATCGGCCAGCCCCTGGCCACCGGCCTGATCCAGAAGAACAAGGAGCAGCCCTTCTTCGAGAATTTCGCCGCCAAAACCGGCCTGCCGATCGAGGTGGACTACAAGCCCATCGACACGCTGGGCATCAAGGACACCGAGCAGCTTCGGGTCATGAAGGCCGGCCTCTTTGACATCGTGTCGCTGCGGGTCTCGCAGAACTCGCGTGATGAGCCCACCATCCTCGGTCTGGATCTCGTCGGCGCCAGCCCCGACTACGCCACCGGCCGCAAGGTGGCCAAAGCCTATTTCGACACGGTGGACGCACGCCTGCAGCAGCAATTCAATGTCAAGCTGCTGGGCGTGTGGCCGTTCGGCCCGCAGATCCTCTTTTGCAAGAAGCCGATCGCCAAGCTGGCCGACATCAAGGGCATGAAGGTCCGCGTGTATGACCAAAACCTGGCCAAGTTCATCGAGCTGGTCGGGGGCACACCGGTGCCGGTGTCATTCGCTGACACCCACCAGTCGCTGTCGCTGGGCGTGGTCGATTGCGCGATCACCGGTCCGAGCTCCGCCAACTCGGCAGGCTGGCCTGAGGTGACCACGCACCAGCTGCCGCTGGGATTCCAGATGGCGCTCAATGGCTATGCCATTTCCCTGAAAGCCTGGAACCAGCTCAAGCCTGACCAGCAGGTCAAATTGAAGGCGGCGTTCGACAAGCTCACCGACGAGATCTGGACCTACTCGGAGGAGCTATTCCAGGACGCGCTGAATTGCAACGCCGGCAAGGACCCCTGCACCACCGGCAAGAAGTTCAAACTCGTCAACGTGGCCGTGACGCCGGCAGATGGTGAACTGGTGCGCAGCGCAGTCACCAAGGTTTCGCTGCCAACCTGGGCCGAAGTCTGTGATAAATCCAACCCGGGCTGCTCCCAGAAGTGGCACGCCCAGGTCGCACCGGTGCTGGGTCTGAAATGA
- a CDS encoding TRAP transporter small permease subunit has protein sequence MKDHIERVLAAVFGGIFLLLACVVAVETISRKVFNVSLQGADELGGYALAVGSTIAFSLALMGRNHIRVDVFHERFPRAMQAFLNWFSIVTLASFGTFVAWIATKVITDTLQYGSTAQTPWATPLIWPQAVWYAGLVIFAMVSIGYALRASWLLLTKRVDTLNHDFHPKSAKEELKEELDDLAQRQSTEQGAQP, from the coding sequence ATGAAAGACCATATCGAACGGGTACTGGCCGCAGTGTTCGGCGGCATTTTCCTGCTGCTGGCCTGCGTGGTGGCCGTCGAGACCATCTCCCGCAAGGTGTTCAACGTGTCGCTGCAGGGTGCTGACGAGCTGGGCGGCTATGCCCTGGCCGTGGGCTCGACCATCGCCTTCAGCCTGGCACTGATGGGGCGCAATCACATTCGGGTGGATGTGTTCCATGAGCGCTTTCCCCGCGCCATGCAGGCCTTCCTGAACTGGTTCTCCATCGTCACGCTGGCCTCCTTTGGCACGTTCGTGGCCTGGATTGCAACCAAGGTCATCACCGACACCCTGCAGTACGGCAGCACGGCGCAGACACCCTGGGCCACGCCGCTGATCTGGCCGCAGGCGGTCTGGTACGCCGGCCTGGTGATTTTCGCCATGGTGTCTATCGGCTACGCGCTGCGCGCCAGCTGGCTGCTCCTGACAAAGCGTGTCGACACGCTGAACCATGACTTCCATCCGAAGAGCGCCAAGGAAGAGCTGAAGGAAGAGCTCGATGACCTGGCCCAGCGCCAGTCCACAGAACAGGGAGCACAGCCATGA
- a CDS encoding TRAP transporter large permease — MSIGLFGIAFVVMLGMMLVGIPIAVSMAAVGIVGGIAAYGIPFMDSIAPVVWGVHNENLLTSIPLFILLGELLLRSGIADRMYIALSAWLGRLPGGLLHTNIGSCALFAATSGSSVATAATVGTVALPSLQKRGYPMRASLGTLAAGGTLGILIPPSVNMIVYGSLTNNSIGKLFIAGIIPGLMLTGCFMLYIAVSSLMSGNAMREPKVPMADKLRSLVHLVPPMVVFGIVMGSLYFGIATTTESAALGVIAALGFVVHSGKMSRELLRTCFISTARVSGMILLIITAAFILNLTISLTGVAEAMTKWVAGLGLSATGLILALIVFYLILGMFMDVLSMQVATIPITYPIATALGVDPIWFGIFIVLMCELGLITPPVGMNLFVVHGIRPDKGGIEDAIWGALPYALIMILFTLLIMVWPQIVTWLPAHM; from the coding sequence ATGAGCATCGGACTGTTTGGAATTGCATTCGTCGTGATGCTTGGCATGATGCTGGTCGGCATTCCGATCGCCGTCTCGATGGCGGCGGTGGGGATCGTGGGGGGCATCGCCGCTTACGGCATCCCCTTCATGGACTCGATCGCGCCCGTGGTCTGGGGTGTGCACAACGAGAACCTGCTGACCTCGATCCCGCTGTTCATCCTGCTGGGCGAGTTGCTGCTGCGCTCGGGCATTGCCGATCGCATGTACATTGCCCTGTCGGCCTGGCTCGGGCGCCTGCCGGGCGGCCTGCTGCATACCAACATCGGCAGTTGCGCGCTGTTCGCCGCGACCTCCGGTTCGTCGGTGGCCACGGCGGCTACCGTGGGTACCGTTGCGCTGCCGTCCCTGCAAAAACGCGGCTACCCCATGCGCGCCTCGCTGGGCACGCTGGCAGCGGGCGGCACCCTGGGCATCCTGATCCCGCCCAGCGTGAACATGATCGTCTACGGCTCGCTGACCAACAACTCGATCGGCAAGCTCTTCATCGCCGGCATCATTCCCGGTCTGATGCTGACGGGCTGCTTCATGCTCTACATCGCCGTGTCGTCGCTGATGAGCGGTAACGCCATGCGTGAGCCCAAGGTGCCGATGGCCGACAAGCTGCGCTCGCTGGTGCATCTGGTGCCGCCCATGGTCGTGTTCGGCATCGTGATGGGCAGCCTGTACTTCGGCATTGCCACCACCACCGAAAGCGCGGCGCTGGGCGTGATCGCGGCCCTGGGCTTTGTGGTGCACTCGGGCAAGATGAGCCGCGAACTGCTGCGCACCTGCTTCATCTCCACGGCGCGCGTCAGCGGCATGATCCTGCTGATCATCACCGCAGCCTTCATCCTCAACCTGACCATCAGCCTGACCGGCGTCGCCGAGGCGATGACCAAGTGGGTGGCGGGCCTGGGCCTGTCGGCAACTGGGCTGATCCTGGCGCTGATCGTGTTCTACCTGATTCTCGGCATGTTCATGGATGTGCTGTCGATGCAGGTGGCGACCATCCCGATCACCTACCCGATCGCTACGGCGCTGGGCGTGGACCCGATCTGGTTCGGTATCTTCATCGTGCTGATGTGCGAGCTGGGGCTGATCACGCCACCGGTGGGCATGAACCTGTTCGTGGTGCACGGCATCCGGCCCGACAAGGGCGGCATCGAGGACGCGATCTGGGGGGCGCTGCCCTACGCCCTGATCATGATCCTGTTCACCTTGCTCATCATGGTGTGGCCGCAGATTGTCACCTGGCTGCCGGCCCACATGTGA
- a CDS encoding amidase codes for MIDKDLWRLGAVELGQRFRERSLTPLAVAQACLARLEAVNPRLNAVIARRDEQFLAEAKAATERHARGQPLSALDGIPLTVKDSLYLADLPTTCGTAALREHRPGHDELAAARARAGGALIIGKTNVPEFANDGYTANPLFGVTGNPWAPELTPGGSSGGAVAAVAAGIAPLAIAQDGGGSIRRPASHTGLVGLKPSLSAWPREHALPGLLLDFDCIGPVARTVADARLLFEALRGPSPADRSSMAAAWAAAQPRPAGSLRVLYVERLNANPLDPQIAASCLHAVQRLAALGHRVEPGELPLDVRFMTEAWPQIGQVGLAAMFDQHPDWEAQASPKYREAAEAGRRVSGSRVWQIMEGVRRLRRESAALFERIDVVVMPAAAALPWPAHEPYPSVIDGQPVGPRGHAAYTGWVNAAGLPGLAVPCEPSREGLPIGMQMIGAYGADDQLLDLGASYEAAHPWSGRWPAL; via the coding sequence ATGATAGACAAGGACTTGTGGCGCCTGGGCGCCGTTGAGCTGGGTCAGCGCTTTCGCGAGCGCTCCCTCACGCCGCTGGCGGTGGCCCAGGCCTGCCTGGCACGGCTGGAAGCGGTGAACCCGCGGCTGAACGCGGTCATTGCACGGCGTGACGAGCAGTTTCTGGCGGAGGCCAAGGCCGCCACGGAGCGCCATGCGCGCGGACAGCCGCTGTCCGCGCTGGACGGCATTCCGCTCACCGTGAAGGACAGCCTCTACCTGGCCGACCTGCCGACCACCTGCGGCACGGCGGCGCTGCGCGAGCACCGGCCCGGCCACGACGAGCTGGCCGCCGCGCGGGCCCGCGCCGGTGGTGCCCTGATCATCGGTAAGACCAATGTGCCCGAGTTCGCCAATGACGGCTACACGGCCAACCCGCTGTTCGGCGTTACCGGCAATCCCTGGGCTCCGGAGCTCACGCCCGGCGGCTCCAGCGGCGGTGCGGTGGCCGCCGTGGCCGCCGGCATTGCGCCGCTGGCGATCGCGCAGGACGGCGGCGGCTCGATCCGCCGCCCGGCCTCGCACACCGGGCTGGTCGGCCTCAAGCCCTCGCTCAGCGCCTGGCCGCGCGAGCACGCGCTGCCCGGCCTGCTGCTGGACTTTGACTGCATCGGCCCGGTGGCGCGCACGGTGGCCGACGCGCGCTTGCTGTTCGAAGCCCTGCGTGGTCCCTCGCCGGCGGACCGTTCCTCGATGGCGGCGGCCTGGGCAGCGGCGCAGCCCCGGCCTGCGGGCTCGCTGCGCGTGCTCTACGTCGAGCGGCTGAACGCGAACCCGCTGGACCCGCAGATCGCCGCCAGTTGCCTTCACGCCGTGCAGCGACTCGCTGCGCTGGGCCACCGCGTCGAGCCTGGCGAGTTGCCGCTGGACGTGCGGTTCATGACCGAGGCGTGGCCGCAAATCGGCCAGGTGGGCCTGGCCGCGATGTTTGACCAGCATCCCGATTGGGAAGCCCAGGCCAGCCCCAAATACCGCGAGGCAGCCGAGGCAGGCCGTCGCGTCTCGGGCTCGCGGGTTTGGCAGATCATGGAAGGGGTGAGGCGCCTGCGCCGCGAAAGCGCCGCGCTGTTCGAGCGTATCGACGTGGTGGTCATGCCCGCTGCCGCCGCGCTGCCCTGGCCGGCTCACGAGCCCTATCCGTCTGTCATCGACGGCCAGCCCGTTGGCCCGCGCGGCCATGCAGCCTACACCGGTTGGGTCAACGCGGCCGGCCTGCCGGGCCTGGCCGTGCCCTGCGAGCCGTCACGCGAAGGCCTGCCCATCGGCATGCAAATGATTGGTGCTTACGGCGCCGATGATCAGCTGCTCGATCTCGGCGCCAGCTACGAGGCGGCGCATCCATGGAGCGGGCGCTGGCCTGCCCTTTAA
- a CDS encoding Bug family tripartite tricarboxylate transporter substrate binding protein, with product MQRRHFIQATGAGAAVLALPALRAQSWPSGPIRIVVGFPPGGGADALARVVGLKLSALWNQPVVIENKAGASGTLAAEYVAQQASDGTTLLLTTINSHALAPAVLPKLRYHPERDFVPVALLGLTPNLLIAGAVQPARTVKDLVALCKAKPGVVTFGSAGPGTAQHFALELFKLRARVDALHVPYKGSGPLLTDLVGGQIQYSFETMTAATPHVKSGRAIAVAQTRSKRVKAYPDVPTMQEQGFAGFETFNWYGISGSGKLPAPIASRMNKDINTVLAMADVREKFDAFGVEDGGGSPEKFAELVRSEIAKWAKVAQEANVRVDG from the coding sequence ATGCAAAGACGTCATTTCATCCAGGCAACCGGCGCAGGCGCCGCAGTGCTGGCCCTGCCTGCGCTGCGCGCGCAAAGCTGGCCCTCGGGGCCCATCCGCATCGTCGTTGGTTTTCCGCCCGGCGGCGGGGCCGATGCGCTGGCCCGCGTGGTGGGCCTGAAACTCAGCGCCCTGTGGAACCAGCCCGTCGTCATCGAAAACAAGGCCGGTGCGTCCGGTACCCTGGCTGCCGAATACGTGGCCCAGCAGGCGAGCGACGGCACCACCTTGCTGCTGACCACCATCAACAGCCATGCCCTGGCGCCCGCCGTGCTGCCAAAGCTGCGCTACCACCCGGAGCGCGACTTCGTGCCGGTGGCGCTGCTGGGCCTGACGCCCAACCTGCTGATCGCCGGGGCCGTCCAGCCGGCCAGGACCGTGAAGGACCTGGTGGCCTTGTGCAAAGCCAAACCGGGCGTGGTCACCTTTGGCTCGGCCGGGCCTGGCACCGCCCAGCACTTCGCGCTGGAGCTGTTCAAGCTGCGCGCCAGGGTCGATGCGCTCCACGTGCCCTACAAAGGCAGCGGGCCGCTGTTGACCGACCTGGTCGGCGGGCAGATCCAGTACAGCTTTGAAACGATGACGGCCGCGACGCCCCACGTCAAGAGCGGGCGCGCCATCGCGGTGGCACAAACCCGCAGCAAGCGCGTGAAGGCCTATCCCGATGTGCCCACCATGCAGGAGCAGGGCTTTGCCGGCTTTGAAACCTTCAACTGGTACGGCATTTCCGGCTCAGGCAAGCTGCCGGCGCCCATCGCGTCGCGCATGAACAAGGACATCAACACCGTGCTGGCCATGGCCGACGTGCGGGAGAAGTTCGATGCTTTCGGTGTGGAGGACGGCGGCGGGTCACCGGAGAAATTTGCCGAGCTGGTGCGAAGTGAAATCGCCAAATGGGCCAAGGTGGCCCAGGAGGCCAACGTACGGGTCGACGGCTGA
- a CDS encoding fumarylacetoacetate hydrolase family protein has product MSKPNQAAVAEAILQARRSHQPVDAQALADHLTTADDAYAVQALVARAMQGPAAPFPRYWKSGGPSRDATLTHAPLPPEGVWPSPAQAGAWHFNICLIEVEIALRIGRDVTATEAAGLTHAQAAALVDAMAVSIELVDSRWRQALDAPALLKLADLQSHSALVLGEWVPFAPRDWDAQSCTIRIGARPVVERRGTHSMQDPAWVLPAWLRHATRDGQTVPAGTVVTTGTWCGILPAAPGELVQASFDGVGEASVQL; this is encoded by the coding sequence ATGTCCAAACCAAACCAGGCCGCAGTAGCCGAAGCCATCCTGCAGGCACGCCGCAGCCACCAACCCGTTGACGCGCAAGCGCTCGCCGATCACCTGACCACAGCCGATGACGCCTATGCGGTGCAAGCCCTGGTGGCCCGGGCCATGCAGGGGCCGGCTGCGCCCTTCCCCCGCTACTGGAAATCGGGCGGCCCGTCCCGCGACGCGACACTCACGCACGCGCCGCTGCCGCCTGAAGGCGTGTGGCCCAGCCCGGCCCAGGCGGGCGCATGGCATTTCAATATCTGCCTGATCGAGGTCGAGATTGCCTTGCGCATCGGCCGCGACGTGACCGCTACCGAAGCCGCCGGCTTGACGCATGCGCAAGCAGCCGCGCTGGTCGATGCGATGGCCGTGTCGATTGAGCTGGTCGATTCGCGCTGGCGCCAGGCCCTGGACGCGCCGGCCCTGCTGAAACTGGCGGACCTGCAATCGCACAGCGCCCTGGTGCTGGGCGAATGGGTGCCTTTTGCGCCACGTGACTGGGACGCGCAGTCCTGCACCATCCGGATTGGCGCGCGGCCGGTGGTCGAGCGGCGCGGCACGCACTCCATGCAGGACCCGGCCTGGGTCTTGCCGGCATGGCTGCGGCATGCCACGCGTGACGGGCAGACGGTGCCGGCCGGCACGGTGGTGACCACGGGCACCTGGTGCGGCATATTGCCCGCCGCGCCGGGTGAACTGGTGCAGGCGAGCTTCGACGGCGTGGGTGAGGCGTCGGTTCAGCTCTAA
- a CDS encoding response regulator transcription factor gives MPANPDPQRPVVLVVDDAPSSLGMLCDSLEGEGYTVLVARDGDAALQRLELVAPDAILLDAVMPGLSGFDTCRRIKANPALAHIPVIFMTGLSETPHVLEGFACGGVDYVVKPLRAQEVVARLHTHTRNARMTRLAREAVDVAGFGVVLVDAKGRVAWRSPQAALWLQTPEGLAAAGELPDPVHAALGGKTDQVLMTLAGRQLSVRNMGRVGIGETMLLLEQRGANGMAPSRLANAALTPRETEVLSWLAKGKTNKDIGDILGMSHRTVNKHLEHIFEKLGVETRAAAAALATAHVA, from the coding sequence ATGCCTGCGAACCCTGACCCGCAGCGCCCCGTCGTCCTGGTGGTCGACGATGCCCCCAGCAGCCTGGGCATGCTCTGCGATTCGCTGGAAGGCGAGGGCTACACCGTGCTGGTGGCCAGGGACGGCGACGCTGCGCTGCAGCGTCTTGAATTGGTGGCGCCCGACGCCATCCTGCTCGATGCCGTCATGCCCGGCCTGTCCGGCTTTGACACCTGCCGGCGCATCAAGGCAAACCCGGCACTGGCACACATTCCCGTGATCTTCATGACAGGCCTGTCTGAAACGCCTCATGTGCTGGAAGGCTTTGCCTGCGGCGGTGTGGACTACGTGGTCAAGCCCCTGCGCGCGCAGGAAGTCGTGGCGCGCCTGCACACCCATACCCGCAACGCCCGCATGACCCGGCTGGCCCGCGAGGCTGTGGACGTGGCCGGATTCGGTGTGGTGCTGGTGGATGCCAAGGGACGTGTCGCATGGCGCTCACCGCAGGCCGCCCTGTGGCTTCAAACGCCCGAAGGTTTGGCGGCAGCTGGTGAGTTGCCCGATCCGGTGCATGCCGCGCTGGGCGGCAAAACTGATCAGGTACTGATGACCCTGGCCGGCAGGCAACTGTCCGTGCGCAACATGGGCAGGGTCGGCATCGGGGAGACCATGCTGCTTCTGGAACAGCGTGGCGCCAACGGCATGGCCCCCTCACGCCTGGCCAATGCCGCCTTGACACCGCGTGAAACCGAAGTCCTGTCATGGCTGGCCAAGGGAAAAACCAACAAAGATATTGGAGACATTCTTGGCATGAGCCACCGCACGGTGAACAAGCATCTGGAGCACATCTTCGAGAAGCTGGGGGTTGAGACGCGAGCCGCAGCGGCGGCACTGGCCACCGCGCATGTCGCCTGA
- a CDS encoding hybrid sensor histidine kinase/response regulator, protein MTLATQKIFRIRREYNAWVADESIEDYALRYTPRGFRKWSEWRVGNTAFGAVSFLALEAIGGAIALNYGFTNALWAIVLVGLITFLTGLPISYYAARYGVDMDLLTRGAGFGYLGSTITSLIYASFTFIFFALEAAIMALALQMYLEIPIVWCYVISALLIVPLVVRGITLISRLQMWTQPLWGVLLLLPYLAVFWKNPQAFSDFTGLAGRTSGSSEFDPLMFGAAATVAFSLVVQIGEQVDFLRFLPEKTHLNRKRWWTAVLVAGPGWIVPGMLKMLGGAFLAFLVLQHELPASSAVEPTQMYLAGFAYVFTDPTWVLAATVVFVVVSQLKINLTNAYAGSLAWSNFFARLTNSHPGRVVWLVFNVAIALLLMTLGVFSALEKVLGLYSNVAIAWVGALVADLVINKPLGLSPRGIEFKRAHLYDINPVGLGSMLLAAVVAVVAYTGAMGRQAEAFSPFIALGTALVLSPLLAWLTNGRYYIARQPQASGISGQMVNCHVCENSFEAEDMATCPAYGAPICSLCCTLESRCHDRCKTRSRAAEQAEQFLGSLLPKSLSSRVNFRVGHFTVVTLSLCALIATVMGMVYLQETALSASTDAFDMLRSAFVKVFAVLLLIAAVCSWWVVLGSESRRMAQDESNRQNQLLSREIEAHQRTDAALQTAKELAEAANQAKTRYVAGMTHELRTPLNSILGYSQILLKSEALANTPREAVQTIQRSGEHLLALVDGLLDLARIEAGRLRLEPTPLPLPDFLDGLVNMVRPQAEAKDVDFIYTHSGRMPAWVQADAKRLRQIIINLLSNAVHFTDTGSVTLHVDCRREVIRFDVVDTGIGIAPQDQQRIFLPFERGAAGRRRGEPGTGLGLTITGLLTALMGGDLSLQSEQGKGSTFSVRLYLREIDDPGPLADPPHQIAGFFGKRRTLLVVDDQPVQRQMLAGMLTPLGFEVHEAASGMECIDSLKDELPDAILLDISMDDMDGWQTAAQIRDQGYDTVPIIVVSANVFENQAALLKAAGCQAFVGKPVLESELMDALQRHLGLEWMTSGVLPVLLSSSPAGEVLHLPDDARAELIRLVRLGHVHGLHRLLDRFTAEDPTLAASCARLRGFVSRCELEALLDHLTEEEDACEP, encoded by the coding sequence TTGACCCTTGCCACGCAGAAAATATTTCGCATTCGCCGCGAGTACAACGCCTGGGTCGCTGACGAATCGATCGAGGACTACGCGCTGCGCTACACACCGCGCGGCTTTCGCAAGTGGTCAGAATGGCGGGTCGGCAACACGGCCTTCGGTGCCGTGTCATTTCTCGCGCTGGAAGCCATTGGTGGCGCCATTGCATTGAACTATGGTTTCACCAATGCGCTGTGGGCCATCGTGCTGGTGGGGCTGATCACCTTCCTCACGGGTTTGCCCATCAGTTACTACGCCGCCCGTTACGGGGTCGACATGGACCTGCTGACCCGGGGAGCCGGTTTTGGCTACCTGGGCTCGACCATCACCTCGCTGATCTACGCGAGCTTCACCTTCATCTTCTTCGCGCTGGAGGCGGCCATCATGGCGCTGGCGCTGCAGATGTACCTGGAGATTCCGATCGTCTGGTGCTATGTGATCAGCGCCTTGCTGATCGTGCCCCTGGTGGTTCGCGGCATCACGCTGATTTCCAGGCTGCAGATGTGGACACAACCGCTGTGGGGCGTGCTGCTGTTGCTGCCCTACCTCGCGGTGTTCTGGAAAAACCCCCAGGCATTTTCTGATTTCACGGGTCTGGCCGGCCGCACATCGGGCAGCAGCGAGTTCGATCCGCTCATGTTTGGTGCGGCAGCGACCGTGGCTTTCTCGCTTGTGGTGCAGATCGGTGAACAGGTGGACTTCCTGCGCTTTTTGCCCGAGAAAACCCACCTCAACCGAAAACGCTGGTGGACCGCCGTGCTGGTGGCGGGGCCGGGCTGGATCGTGCCGGGCATGCTCAAGATGCTGGGTGGTGCGTTCCTGGCCTTTTTGGTGCTGCAGCATGAGCTGCCGGCGTCCAGCGCGGTGGAGCCCACACAGATGTACCTGGCCGGCTTCGCGTATGTGTTCACAGACCCGACCTGGGTGCTTGCTGCCACGGTGGTGTTCGTCGTGGTGTCCCAACTCAAGATCAACCTCACCAATGCGTATGCCGGGTCGCTCGCCTGGTCCAATTTTTTTGCGCGCTTGACCAACAGCCATCCAGGCCGTGTGGTGTGGCTGGTGTTCAACGTGGCCATTGCACTGCTGTTGATGACGCTGGGAGTCTTCTCTGCGCTGGAAAAAGTTCTGGGGCTTTACAGCAATGTGGCCATTGCGTGGGTGGGCGCGCTGGTGGCTGACCTGGTCATCAACAAACCCCTGGGGCTCAGCCCACGGGGCATCGAGTTCAAGCGGGCGCATTTATACGATATCAACCCGGTGGGTCTGGGCTCCATGCTGCTGGCTGCCGTGGTCGCAGTGGTGGCCTACACCGGCGCCATGGGCCGGCAGGCAGAGGCCTTTTCACCGTTCATTGCACTCGGTACCGCGCTGGTTTTGTCACCTCTGCTGGCCTGGCTCACCAATGGGCGTTACTACATCGCCCGCCAGCCGCAGGCCTCGGGCATATCGGGCCAAATGGTGAATTGCCATGTGTGTGAAAACTCCTTCGAAGCGGAAGACATGGCCACTTGCCCGGCCTATGGAGCGCCCATCTGCTCCCTGTGCTGCACACTGGAGTCCCGCTGCCACGACCGCTGCAAGACCCGGTCACGGGCCGCCGAGCAGGCCGAGCAGTTTCTCGGTTCACTGCTGCCGAAGTCGTTATCGAGCCGGGTCAACTTCCGCGTGGGCCACTTCACGGTCGTCACGCTGTCCCTGTGCGCCCTGATTGCCACGGTCATGGGCATGGTGTACTTGCAGGAAACAGCGCTATCCGCCTCCACTGACGCTTTTGACATGTTGCGGTCGGCATTCGTCAAGGTGTTCGCCGTGTTGCTGCTGATCGCGGCGGTCTGCAGCTGGTGGGTGGTGTTGGGCAGCGAAAGCCGGCGCATGGCGCAAGACGAGTCCAACCGGCAGAACCAGTTGCTCTCGCGCGAGATCGAGGCGCATCAACGCACGGATGCCGCCCTGCAAACCGCCAAGGAACTTGCCGAGGCCGCCAACCAGGCCAAGACGCGCTACGTGGCAGGCATGACGCACGAACTGCGCACGCCGCTCAACAGCATCCTGGGGTATTCGCAGATCCTGCTCAAAAGCGAGGCGCTGGCCAACACCCCGCGCGAAGCGGTGCAAACCATCCAGCGCAGCGGAGAGCACCTGCTGGCCCTGGTGGACGGGCTGCTGGATCTGGCCCGCATTGAGGCGGGCCGGCTGCGGCTTGAGCCAACGCCCCTGCCCCTGCCGGATTTTCTTGACGGGTTGGTGAACATGGTGCGCCCCCAGGCCGAGGCCAAAGACGTGGATTTCATTTACACCCACAGCGGCCGCATGCCAGCCTGGGTGCAGGCTGATGCCAAGCGTCTGCGTCAAATCATCATCAACCTGCTCAGCAATGCGGTTCACTTCACCGATACAGGCAGCGTGACCCTGCATGTGGATTGCCGGCGTGAAGTGATCCGGTTTGACGTGGTGGATACCGGCATCGGCATTGCGCCGCAGGACCAACAGCGTATCTTCCTGCCGTTTGAGCGCGGGGCTGCCGGCCGCCGCCGGGGCGAGCCGGGAACCGGCCTGGGACTGACCATCACGGGCTTGCTCACCGCACTGATGGGCGGTGACCTTTCACTGCAAAGCGAGCAAGGCAAAGGCAGTACCTTTAGCGTGCGCCTGTACCTGCGAGAGATTGATGACCCCGGCCCGCTGGCGGATCCACCCCACCAGATCGCAGGCTTCTTCGGCAAACGAAGAACCCTGCTGGTCGTCGACGACCAGCCGGTGCAGCGCCAGATGCTGGCAGGCATGCTCACCCCCCTGGGATTTGAAGTCCATGAGGCTGCCAGCGGCATGGAGTGCATAGATAGCCTCAAGGATGAGCTGCCCGATGCGATCCTGCTCGACATCAGCATGGATGACATGGACGGCTGGCAAACAGCGGCACAGATCCGCGACCAGGGCTATGACACCGTGCCCATTATTGTGGTGTCAGCCAATGTGTTCGAGAACCAGGCGGCACTGCTGAAGGCCGCGGGATGCCAGGCGTTTGTGGGCAAGCCGGTGCTGGAGTCGGAGCTGATGGACGCCTTGCAGCGCCACCTGGGACTGGAGTGGATGACTTCTGGCGTGCTGCCGGTCCTGCTCTCCAGCAGCCCTGCCGGGGAAGTCCTCCACCTTCCGGATGACGCCCGTGCCGAACTCATCCGGCTGGTACGGCTTGGCCATGTTCATGGCCTGCACCGCTTGTTGGACCGATTTACGGCCGAAGACCCCACACTCGCCGCCAGTTGCGCCAGGCTGCGCGGCTTCGTCAGCCGCTGCGAGCTTGAAGCCCTGCTGGATCATTTGACGGAGGAGGAAGATGCCTGCGAACCCTGA